GTGACTCAAAGTACATATGTCCATACTTTTGTGGAGTAAAATCGTAGTAATAGTtaaatttagatttttgaagcattattaataaagttaatttagtaaaatacatttttaaataattcttttcttaagGAATACACTATATAATTTGTCAAGTCAATATAAGTCAAGTAATATAAAACAGATCGAATTATTAATTCATGAAATTTAATGTAATTAAGCTGATGagtttatatttatctttttaagaAGCTAGTAGATGCTGGTAGTTgcatcaaaataaattttaagtagTTGTACTTTGGTGACTATAGTACTAAAAAAGTCAAGCTTATCCTCCAttaaaaacaatacaaaaatcCGATGAATATAATTGGTCCACAAAAAATCGAGGGAAAATCAATTATGTctatagattttattttttaaataactaGATAATCAGACGATCCGTCggttaaacaaatattttatttgaaattatttttaaagaaaatcgaTGCAGTccctattattattttttacaaaaatcaaCGTATATGATCAATTTTGTAAGTGCAAAATTACAGTTAAAGAGTATAAATAAAAAcgatataattaatatttcatcGAAGAGCATGTATGATCGAGTGTGGTAAAATTGTCCAAGGTCATATAATTTCAAATAGCtacatttttatgtatattctTAAAAACCCACCGGACAAGGTGATCCATCAATTTGAAATCGATtttctatataaacaaaaactGACTCTGTCTGTCGATTATTAACCAATTTTTAGtagtgattatatatatatatatatatattgatcatAAAGAGCTCCCACCTTTTTGCTCCATATCATTAAATACTCGAACTCACAACCGTCAGGTTTAAAGTGAAAGATGCATGTTTACCATTCGAGCAAATCTCGATCTGTTGTCATATATTAATCATAATTCCTATGTTGTTTTTGCAGGTACAAATAGTCAAGTACcaaattttgtgttcttagctcATGTAGTAGACATAACATCAGCCTTACATGTACCATATGTATTTAGATCATTTAGTTCAATTCCATTCACAACAAAACTCTACATTATCCCCTTATTACCCCTTTCATTCTTAGCCATGATTATCATGTGGATTTACTCTAAACcctttttaaacacattttattACCTAAACAACTACTTACACCAAACTTGGGTTATACCAAGATTTGGTTTCCAATATTTTTTACCATTTGCAACAAATGGTATTAATAACCAAATAGAGCTAGCTATACTTAGAGCAAATAAATTAGGTGTTAAAGTAATTAGTCTTGCAGCATTAAACAAAAATGAAGGATTAAATGGAGGTGGAACATTATTTGTTAATAAATATCCTAATCTTAAAGTGAGAGTTGTACATGGAAATACATTAACAGCAGCAGTTATCCTTAATCAAATTCCTAAACATGATGTTAATGAAGTTTTCTTGACTGGAGCAACATCTAAACTTGGAAGAGCTATTGCTCTTTACCTTTGTACTAAACAAGTTCGTGTTCTTGTAAGTatatttaattaacttaattaattatgttgtttagttttaaaaaaatttaaaaattatttgtttattaatgtatgtattatgttttgttttaatttttcagatGTTAACTTCATCTACTGAAAGATTTCAAAAGATACTTAAGGAAGCTCCATATGAAGATCAAAAATACCTTGTTCATGTCACAAAGTATCAGGCAGCTAAACATTGCAAGGTAATTTATTTGACTATATTTTCCCACTGAAAAATGTTCGGTGGCTATTCTACcagatattttgattgaatttgtaagaaagaaaaaaatagtactcACTCTCGTCCATATTAAATGAATTATATTGTTGACACTTTttttatagtctaaaataagtgaattatttaaagttcaagaaaataattgGGACTTTTTTCCATATTTATCCTTCATCATGAGATTCTTaaatactttatatttttaacaaaatagtTTGAGAATAATTAAATGGGAAACAGTGGAAAGtggcttttttttttccttaaatatttttcttaagggGCGTGTCATACCCCcaataattcacttaatatgaactaGAGGGAGTAATGTTTTCAAATGGAAAATTAGGAAGTTTCCTATTATTTTAGTGAGAATCTATTTCTCACCATGCTTTTTTCTCAATAATTAAGTTGGTTAACTAGAAAATGAAtggaaaaattatagaaaatcaTATTCTATAGCATAAATTTCCCACTGATTCATGATGGAAAAAACTTTTGTTTCTAGTAGTGAATTAATCAAAGCACCTtcttatatatttcttattGTTAATTAATAATTCCAGTGGCGCAGCCACATCTATAGCCTAGGATGGtcaattggacacccttcgttgaaaaattatactatatatgtAGAAAATTGTACGAAATATATtgatcaaaaattatttttcatacatatatattaaatcttgGACACCCTTAATAAAATTTCTGACTTCGCCACTAATTATAACTCTAATTGTATATTTTGGTTTGTCTATATAGACATGGATAGTTGGAAAATGGATAACACCAAGAGAGCAAAAATTTGCTCCAGTAGGTGcacattttcatcaatttgtGGTACCTCCTGTTTTGCCCTATAGAAGTGATTGTACATATGGTGATCTTGCTGCCATGAGATTACCTCCTCATGTTAAAGGACTTGGATCTTGTgaggtaattaattaatgactAATTATTCTCataatacataattaataccTAAGTTGTTCAGACTCTCCAAAATTGTTGATGCACCCGTATCAGATCCTCTAAAAATATTGCACTACGTTTCGAGGATCTGACACACATAACTCATCAACAGTTTTGAAGAGTTTGAGCAACGTAGATTAATATGTCTGATTAAagtttatttctatatatatagtatacaaTGGAAAGAGGAGTTGTACATGCATGTCATGCAGGAGGAGTTGTACATTCATTAGAAGGATGGACTCACCATGAAGTTGGGGCAATTGATGTACAAAGAATTGATTTAGTTTGGGAAGCTGCTTTGAAACATGGATTAATGCCTGTCTCAAGTTTTAAAAAGACTGATTAATAAgttaattactttttatttcattaagtaaCAAATATTCCAAATTAATTCAAGTTTCCAATTTGTAAGAATTATTGTAATTTGGGATTGCtagatttatatttataagTTGGATTTATGGACTACATATAAGtccatatatatatgttttatgatTTCATTATGGATATTCAGAAATTTGAATTAACTTCATGATTCTGTACTCTTCATTATTTCCTCCGTGCTAATTTATGTcgtactttttttattttaagattcaaacaagtttttttttaaccgtaacttttttcatatatatttttttaatatcttgaattatcagaaaatttaaagattttatatctGAATTTACGATCAAAATCAATTGttttgactctcgaaattcaAACGATGCCACATAATTTACACCATCATGTTATAAATAGGGATGGCAAATGAGTGAATTATCCGATTTTGATGAATTGAACATGGATTGAgctaaaataaattgaattccACCATATAAAAAAGGAGAGTTAAGCCCATGCCTCATAGCATTAAAAAATTTCACACAAATACCCTTTACTTTTTGTGTCTAATAagtgtaatttttccttaattaaatcTTCATAGCAAGTCTTACATGTGAATTATTCTAGAAAATAGAAGAGTAACTTGCACAAACGATTAATATAACTTATTGTAAAGTTTAACTCTATGCTAGAAGTTGCGAGTTATGTTGGtattaaattttacatcaaattaattaacCCTATCATTTCAGAATGAATCTCATTGTCCCATGAACGTAGTAGGTCTTCAATAATATCATCACTTGAAGAAGATCCATTAAGCAATTCCTTCACTCTTCTATACACCATTGTTGAGTTCCCAATAACCTACACACAAATTAAAAAGGTGTCAAAATGAGATTTATTTTATCCTTTACGATGAGCCTTTC
The DNA window shown above is from Solanum stenotomum isolate F172 unplaced genomic scaffold, ASM1918654v1 scaffold16320, whole genome shotgun sequence and carries:
- the LOC125850360 gene encoding very-long-chain aldehyde decarbonylase CER3-like, which codes for MEGPLSTWPWEKLGCFKYLLYGPFVAKVMYSRFQEDSIMATWCLHVLILCSLRGLIYQLWSSFSNMLFLTRNRRIIKQGVGFKQIDEEWDWDNFILLQAIMASLAYYTFPNIINIPIWNLNGFIMIIILHIVFSEPLYYYLHKLFHGSYLFRNYHSLHHSSVVPQPFTAGHATFLEQILLGGVIGIPILGCYVMGYGSIAMIYSYVLVFDFLRCLGHCNFEIIPHQLFLVLPFMKYLIYTPTYHSLHHTEMGTNYCLFMPLFDVIGNTLNPKSWEMHTKTSIQSGTNSQVPNFVFLAHVVDITSALHVPYVFRSFSSIPFTTKLYIIPLLPLSFLAMIIMWIYSKPFLNTFYYLNNYLHQTWVIPRFGFQYFLPFATNGINNQIELAILRANKLGVKVISLAALNKNEGLNGGGTLFVNKYPNLKVRVVHGNTLTAAVILNQIPKHDVNEVFLTGATSKLGRAIALYLCTKQVRVLMLTSSTERFQKILKEAPYEDQKYLVHVTKYQAAKHCKTWIVGKWITPREQKFAPVGAHFHQFVVPPVLPYRSDCTYGDLAAMRLPPHVKGLGSCEYTMERGVVHACHAGGVVHSLEGWTHHEVGAIDVQRIDLVWEAALKHGLMPVSSFKKTD